A single Parabacteroides timonensis DNA region contains:
- the gpmI gene encoding 2,3-bisphosphoglycerate-independent phosphoglycerate mutase — protein MSKKALLLICDGWGIGDRGKDDVIYNTPTPYWDYLLKTYPNSQLQASGENVGLPDGQMGNSEVGHLNIGAGRIVYQDLVKINIACRQNTILDNPEIKRAYSYAKENGKQIHFMGLVSDGGVHSSLEHLFKLTDIAKEYGVDKAYVHCFMDGRDTDPKSGKGFIEQLENHLKTTGGKIASIIGRYYAMDRDKRWERVKEAYDLIVNGTGKPAEDMVKAMEESYAEGVTDEFIKPIVHVENDKPVATIEEGDVVIFFNYRNDRAKELTVVLTQQDMPEAGMKTIPNLQYFCMTPYDASFKGVHILFDKDNVENTLGEFLASVGKTQLHIAETEKYAHVTFFFNGGRETPFDGEDRILVPSPKVATYDLKPEMSAFEVKDKLVEAINTKKYDYIVCNYANGDMVGHTGIYSAIEKAVVTIDACLNDTVEAAKANDYEVIIIADHGNADHALNEDGTPNTAHSLNPVPFVYVTENKEAKVEDGILADVAPSILHIMGLKQPKEMTGKSLIK, from the coding sequence ATGAGCAAGAAAGCACTTTTATTGATCTGCGATGGCTGGGGAATCGGCGACCGTGGTAAAGATGATGTAATCTACAACACTCCCACTCCGTACTGGGATTATCTGTTGAAAACATACCCTAACTCTCAGTTGCAGGCTTCCGGCGAAAACGTAGGTTTACCCGACGGACAGATGGGTAACTCGGAAGTAGGTCACCTGAACATCGGTGCAGGCCGTATCGTTTACCAGGACCTGGTGAAGATCAATATCGCCTGTCGTCAGAATACAATCCTCGACAATCCGGAAATCAAACGTGCTTATAGCTACGCCAAAGAAAACGGCAAACAGATCCATTTCATGGGACTGGTTTCCGACGGTGGTGTACACAGCTCACTGGAACACCTGTTCAAACTGACTGATATCGCGAAAGAATACGGAGTGGACAAAGCATACGTTCATTGCTTCATGGACGGTCGCGACACTGACCCGAAAAGCGGTAAAGGTTTCATCGAACAACTGGAAAACCATCTGAAAACAACAGGCGGTAAGATCGCTTCCATCATCGGCCGTTACTATGCAATGGACCGTGACAAACGTTGGGAACGCGTGAAAGAAGCGTACGACCTGATCGTGAACGGAACTGGTAAACCTGCCGAAGACATGGTAAAAGCCATGGAAGAATCATACGCAGAAGGCGTAACGGACGAATTCATCAAACCGATCGTACACGTAGAAAACGATAAGCCGGTAGCTACTATCGAAGAAGGCGACGTCGTTATCTTCTTCAACTACCGTAACGACCGTGCCAAAGAACTGACTGTCGTTCTGACTCAGCAGGATATGCCGGAAGCAGGAATGAAGACTATTCCTAACTTGCAGTATTTCTGTATGACTCCGTACGATGCGAGCTTCAAGGGTGTCCATATCCTGTTCGACAAAGACAATGTAGAAAATACACTGGGCGAATTCCTGGCATCCGTTGGCAAAACACAGTTGCACATTGCCGAAACAGAGAAATATGCTCACGTTACTTTCTTCTTCAACGGCGGACGCGAAACTCCGTTCGATGGTGAAGACCGTATCCTGGTTCCGTCTCCGAAAGTAGCTACTTACGACCTGAAACCGGAAATGAGCGCATTCGAAGTGAAAGACAAACTGGTAGAAGCTATCAATACAAAGAAATATGACTACATCGTTTGTAACTACGCAAACGGCGACATGGTAGGCCACACCGGTATCTATTCAGCCATCGAGAAAGCAGTCGTAACCATCGACGCTTGTCTGAACGACACCGTTGAAGCAGCCAAGGCTAACGACTACGAAGTGATCATCATCGCCGACCACGGTAATGCCGACCACGCTCTGAACGAAGACGGTACACCGAACACGGCTCACTCGCTGAACCCTGTTCCTTTCGTTTACGTAACAGAAAACAAAGAGGCCAAAGTAGAAGACGGTATCCTGGCAGACGTTGCTCCCTCTATCCTTCACATCATGGGATTGAAGCAGCCGAAAGAAATGACTGGCAAATCTTTGATTAAATAA
- a CDS encoding M48 family metallopeptidase: MEKKIYYNDLGTILLRTTPRATRYTLKISKGMITATMPEGGDEGRMLSFIEENRQKLLSALKKHPARPLLDETTQLQATTFRVEIFRTDRNNYYMTLKEGILRIACPAATRFESDKVQEILKDLLEKALRHEAKRLLPDRLMALAARYKFTCTGVRIMNSKTRWGSCSTRKTINLSLSLMLLPWHLIDYVLLHELCHTVEMNHSDRFWKLLNGVTDNKALALRGELKDYHML, translated from the coding sequence ATGGAAAAGAAGATATACTACAACGATCTGGGAACCATCCTTCTCCGTACTACCCCGCGAGCAACCCGTTATACGCTGAAAATATCAAAGGGAATGATCACCGCCACTATGCCGGAAGGCGGGGATGAAGGACGGATGCTGTCTTTTATCGAAGAGAACAGGCAGAAGCTTCTTTCGGCTTTGAAAAAGCATCCGGCACGCCCGTTGCTGGACGAGACGACGCAGTTGCAGGCAACTACTTTCCGCGTAGAAATATTCCGTACAGACCGTAACAACTATTATATGACCTTGAAGGAAGGGATACTTCGTATTGCTTGTCCGGCGGCAACCCGTTTCGAGTCCGATAAAGTTCAGGAGATTTTGAAGGATTTATTGGAGAAAGCGCTTCGCCACGAGGCTAAACGATTACTTCCCGACCGCTTGATGGCACTCGCTGCCCGATATAAATTTACCTGTACAGGCGTACGGATCATGAATAGTAAGACCCGGTGGGGAAGTTGTAGTACGCGCAAAACAATCAATCTCTCCTTATCCCTGATGTTGCTCCCCTGGCATCTGATCGATTACGTCCTCCTTCACGAACTTTGCCATACGGTAGAGATGAACCATAGCGATCGCTTCTGGAAACTTCTGAACGGTGTAACAGACAACAAGGCGCTCGCCTTGCGCGGGGAACTGAAGGATTATCACATGCTGTGA
- a CDS encoding DUF3109 family protein, translating into MIQIEDTLVSLDLIEAKFLCDLSQCKGICCVEGDSGAPLDKKEIAELEKVLPVIWDDLAPEAQEIIKKQGVAFIDCEGDIVTSIVNGKDCVFTCYDNDGTCKCAIEKAYREGKVSFYKPVSCHLYPVRVTQYRDFRAVNYDRWKICKAAEILGQKEKLPLYKFLKEPLTRKFGQKWYESLVEVAEEWIKQKEQEEE; encoded by the coding sequence ATGATCCAAATAGAAGACACCCTGGTAAGCCTCGACCTGATTGAAGCCAAGTTTCTCTGCGACCTCAGCCAATGCAAAGGTATTTGCTGCGTAGAAGGCGACTCAGGAGCCCCATTAGACAAAAAAGAAATAGCAGAACTGGAGAAAGTACTCCCGGTTATCTGGGACGACCTGGCCCCGGAAGCGCAGGAAATCATAAAGAAGCAAGGTGTTGCCTTCATCGACTGTGAAGGTGATATCGTCACGTCCATCGTCAACGGTAAAGACTGTGTCTTCACCTGTTATGACAATGACGGTACCTGCAAATGTGCCATCGAAAAGGCCTATCGCGAAGGAAAAGTATCTTTCTACAAACCGGTATCCTGCCACCTTTATCCGGTACGCGTCACACAATACAGGGATTTCCGTGCTGTCAACTACGATCGCTGGAAGATTTGTAAAGCCGCTGAGATACTGGGCCAAAAGGAAAAACTACCTCTATACAAATTCCTCAAAGAACCTCTCACCCGCAAATTCGGGCAGAAATGGTACGAGTCGCTTGTAGAAGTAGCCGAAGAGTGGATCAAACAAAAGGAACAGGAAGAAGAATAG
- the sov gene encoding T9SS outer membrane translocon Sov/SprA — MKKKALKYLIWVTVLLFGAGMISLNADYLTYTATLPDIQLLEGQDMPDGKDTVPATRYPVSKTVPQDYEDLTKKSPMDLRDPENVKTAVEYDIKTGTYVVRTRLGDKDLTTPISLTPEEYQDYSMQQSLRSYYRQKNEEEFQKEADKKFNLADMQFGIGAAERIFGPGGVRVRTQGSAEITMGLKSNSTKDPSLPERARSRTFFNFDESVQLNVQASVGSKVNFDMNYNTETSFDFDSKKLKLAYTGEEDEIIKSLEAGNVSMTTNNSLINGGAALFGMKADLQFGKLRVNALFAQQESESKTVNSKGGVQTKPFELTIDKYDENRHFFLSHYFRNRYDEAVKALPTINSKITIKRIQVWVTNKRGNYDQARNIVAFTDIGENDRNYMVNPIAFPINGNPEFPANDANSLYNEMITTYAGARDYTAVNQTLSAFVGGSEYEKVDNARLLDASEYTYDSQLGYISLKTSMQPGEVLAVAYEYQYDNNGTPKTVKVGEFSDNNPENPSGCIYTKLLKGTEMSPAMKYWDLMMKNIYSLGAYSVQKEKFRLDVMYQSDTTGTYLNYLPESTDQKKIWIRIMGADRLNSQNEPHADGFFDFVEGYTIQADMGRVIFPSVEPFGSSLKKKMIEQNISAAIADKYVFQELYDSTQTVARQIAEKNKFKMTGEYKASSAAEIQLGASNVARGSVRVTAAGATLTENVDYTVDYTSGTVTILNESIISAGTPVSVSLENQTAYSMQRKTMMGLDLNYQFTPNFSLGATIMHMSEMPLTTKTVIGEESIKNTLWGLNTAYKGESQWLTNMFDKLPLLTLTKPSQISFNAEFAHLIAGHYESKENGGYSYIDDFESTQSGFDLLSPYPWKLASTPYDDNKASALFPEASLVNDIEYGKNRALLAWYYVDGLFTRRSSSQRPSYLNKDSLSNHYVREIQVSELFPDKDQGYNETSTINALNLAFYPNERGPYNLDADLVNSDGTLQNPEKRWGGIMRKIDQSDFETANIEYIEFWMLDPFLEDENGTNNGGDLYFNLGEISEDVLKDERKFFENGLPIDGDKSKVDSTIWGLVPKQQSTVYAFDNTAGARTKQDVGLNGLSADEELEFPTYAEFIEKLKTKLNPDIISKMERDEFSPLRNPGTDKYHYFRGSNLDANQVGILDRYKRYNGTEGNSAETGTSGERYDTSASKNPDVEDLNQDNTMNENEKYFEYKIPIRRDELAVGSNYIVGTKETYPVLPDGTNANNSKEEKVTWYQFKIPIKKYNRRVGSINDFKTIRFMRLYMTNFKQPTILRFATFELVRGDWRSYEQDLSDPKVPVKSNATLEVSSVNIEENSSREPVNYVTPPGVSRELMTGQPQLARQNEQALSMKVTELSPFDARAVYKNTSYDLRQYKQMQMFIHGEKISDEDSYIPSNGDLSVFIRLGSDYKNNYYEYEVPLTLTDYTGKGRRFTAEEVWNPTTNTMNITFEVLTNLKLQRNKDKRAGVNGVNYQTVYSMPDPNNMLNTISIVGNPSLAEVKTIMIGVRNKSNTVKSAEVWVNELRLSDFNESGGWAANANLNVAVSDLGTVNVGGRIETAGFGALDQSLSERRIDDFSQYNIATNIEWGKFFPEKAKVSIPMYYAYSKEMTKPQYNPLDQDIKLNDALDAVETKAEKDSIKNFSVDKTVIKSISFNNVKADIRSKNPMPYDPANFSIGYSYSQTKTQNPETEYETTKDYRGNLSYSYTPYVKPFRPFQKIKKNNGYTRYAKQFSLNYVPSNISFQTAMMRNYYELQLRDLEDTGSKPEASFSSNFYWDRAFSLRWDFTNNLNMTFTSGTNARIEEPYVQVNKELNPDGYQVWKDSVKQSIADLGTPLKYDQTFNVTWNLPLQYIPVLDWVNSSLTYNAQYNWDRGAVVESDYEIGNTIKNNRQFDLQNSLNMLSLYNKNKYLKKVNQKFSATRTATKKKEQKEIKLEKDIQLNMDSGTVVQHGMFTKKVRITARGADGKVYSIKYKPINYAQVMILNQDTAHLKLTIKPGPKATEDFLYKAAEHASRFLMMVRRINIQYQTTDGMMVPGFRPMIGDIFGQGRSPFGLTPGLGFAFGAVNRQFLEDANEREWLVYNPTNITPAVMSSAKNLNIRANLEPITGLKIDLNANRVDTRSTDIQYMYPGMPEQTGGNFLMTTIGLRGFFKGSGNIDNGYASETFNKFIENREIIANRLESQYSGTNYPSGGFLAENGQAGQPYTPGGVNKNSADVLIPAFLSAYTGKDPNKISSSPFPALRSLLPNWRITYDGLVRIPAVKKYFKTVMLSHQYVCTYNVGAYNSYSTWVDAGLGGNMGFTQGSDNLAIPSSPYEISSVSLNESFNPLLGVDATMLNNITIRMDYATSRNLNLNISSYQIVEALSNKYTIGLGYKFAEFNKILKMKKTRDFSNDLTVRLDFSYNKMQSLIRKIEDSFTQATSGNIAKTIQFSADYGLSRALTVRAFYDLQINEPLISNAAYPTSNSNYGVALRFSLAQ, encoded by the coding sequence ATGAAAAAGAAAGCTCTAAAATATCTTATCTGGGTAACAGTACTACTATTCGGGGCCGGCATGATCTCGCTGAATGCCGATTACCTGACATATACGGCTACATTACCGGATATTCAGTTATTGGAAGGACAGGACATGCCCGACGGAAAAGATACCGTTCCGGCAACCCGTTATCCGGTATCCAAAACCGTACCGCAGGACTATGAAGACTTGACAAAGAAATCCCCGATGGACTTACGGGATCCTGAGAACGTAAAGACAGCCGTCGAATATGATATTAAGACCGGAACTTATGTGGTTCGTACCCGGTTGGGAGACAAGGACCTGACCACCCCTATCAGCCTGACTCCCGAAGAATATCAGGATTATAGTATGCAACAATCGCTCCGCTCTTACTACCGTCAGAAAAACGAGGAGGAGTTTCAGAAAGAAGCTGATAAAAAATTCAACCTGGCCGATATGCAGTTCGGTATCGGTGCAGCGGAAAGAATATTCGGCCCGGGTGGTGTACGCGTAAGAACACAGGGGTCTGCGGAAATTACAATGGGTCTGAAAAGTAACAGTACCAAGGACCCTTCACTTCCCGAGCGTGCCCGTAGCCGTACATTCTTCAACTTCGACGAGAGTGTACAGCTCAATGTACAAGCCAGCGTCGGTTCGAAAGTAAACTTCGATATGAACTACAATACAGAGACTTCATTCGACTTCGACTCTAAAAAGCTCAAACTGGCTTACACCGGAGAAGAAGATGAGATCATCAAGTCGCTGGAAGCCGGTAACGTATCGATGACGACCAACAACTCCCTGATAAACGGGGGGGCCGCCCTGTTCGGTATGAAGGCAGACCTTCAGTTCGGAAAGCTGAGGGTAAACGCATTATTTGCACAGCAGGAATCGGAGTCAAAAACCGTAAACTCGAAAGGTGGCGTACAAACCAAGCCGTTCGAACTGACCATCGACAAGTATGATGAGAACAGGCACTTCTTTCTATCACACTATTTCCGCAACAGATACGATGAAGCTGTCAAGGCATTACCTACCATCAATTCAAAGATAACGATCAAACGCATCCAGGTATGGGTTACCAACAAAAGAGGTAACTACGACCAAGCACGTAACATTGTTGCTTTTACAGATATAGGTGAGAACGACAGAAATTACATGGTGAATCCCATTGCTTTCCCGATAAACGGAAACCCTGAGTTCCCGGCTAACGACGCGAACAGCTTATATAACGAAATGATCACCACCTATGCCGGAGCACGCGACTACACGGCCGTCAATCAGACTCTTTCCGCTTTCGTCGGTGGATCGGAGTACGAAAAGGTCGATAATGCGCGCTTACTGGATGCTTCCGAATATACATACGATAGCCAGTTGGGATATATTTCACTTAAAACAAGCATGCAGCCTGGTGAAGTACTAGCTGTAGCCTACGAATATCAATATGACAACAATGGCACACCTAAGACAGTAAAAGTCGGTGAGTTCTCAGACAATAATCCTGAAAATCCGAGTGGATGTATCTACACCAAGCTGTTAAAAGGTACAGAGATGTCACCTGCCATGAAGTATTGGGATCTGATGATGAAAAACATCTATTCACTGGGAGCTTATTCCGTACAGAAAGAAAAGTTTCGTCTGGATGTGATGTATCAGAGCGATACGACAGGTACTTACCTGAACTATCTGCCGGAATCGACAGACCAAAAAAAGATATGGATCCGGATTATGGGTGCCGACCGTTTGAATTCGCAGAACGAACCCCATGCCGATGGCTTCTTCGACTTCGTAGAAGGCTACACGATCCAGGCAGATATGGGTAGAGTGATCTTCCCGAGCGTCGAACCGTTCGGTTCCAGCCTGAAGAAAAAGATGATAGAGCAGAATATATCTGCGGCTATCGCCGACAAATATGTATTCCAGGAATTGTACGACTCTACGCAAACAGTTGCCCGGCAGATAGCCGAAAAGAACAAATTCAAGATGACGGGAGAATACAAAGCCTCTTCCGCCGCCGAAATACAACTGGGAGCCAGCAATGTAGCGCGCGGATCAGTACGCGTAACTGCCGCCGGAGCCACACTGACCGAAAATGTAGACTATACAGTCGATTATACATCAGGAACAGTTACAATCCTGAATGAAAGTATCATCTCTGCAGGAACACCTGTCAGCGTATCGCTGGAAAACCAAACAGCTTACAGCATGCAACGTAAAACGATGATGGGGCTGGACCTGAATTACCAGTTCACACCTAATTTCTCGTTGGGGGCTACCATCATGCACATGTCGGAAATGCCTCTGACTACAAAAACGGTCATCGGTGAAGAATCTATCAAGAATACACTATGGGGATTAAATACAGCCTATAAAGGGGAAAGCCAGTGGCTGACCAATATGTTCGACAAGCTACCGCTGCTTACGCTGACCAAACCCAGCCAGATCTCATTCAACGCCGAGTTTGCCCATTTGATTGCCGGACATTACGAAAGCAAAGAAAACGGAGGCTATTCTTATATAGATGATTTCGAGTCGACACAAAGCGGCTTCGACCTGTTGAGCCCTTATCCCTGGAAACTGGCCAGTACACCGTATGACGATAATAAAGCAAGCGCTTTGTTCCCCGAAGCTTCACTGGTAAACGATATAGAATATGGTAAAAACCGTGCTTTATTGGCCTGGTATTATGTGGATGGTTTGTTCACCCGCAGAAGCTCCAGCCAGAGACCATCGTACCTCAACAAAGACAGTCTGTCGAACCATTACGTTCGTGAAATCCAGGTATCCGAACTATTCCCCGACAAAGACCAGGGATATAATGAAACCAGTACGATCAATGCATTGAACCTTGCTTTCTATCCAAATGAACGTGGCCCGTATAACCTGGATGCCGATTTAGTAAATTCTGACGGTACACTACAAAATCCGGAAAAACGCTGGGGTGGTATAATGCGCAAAATCGATCAGAGCGACTTTGAAACTGCCAATATCGAATACATCGAATTCTGGATGCTCGACCCGTTCCTTGAAGATGAGAATGGGACCAATAACGGTGGAGATTTATACTTCAACCTTGGCGAAATATCCGAAGACGTACTGAAAGACGAAAGAAAGTTCTTCGAGAACGGCTTACCCATCGATGGAGACAAAAGCAAAGTAGATTCCACAATATGGGGACTTGTTCCTAAACAACAAAGTACTGTATACGCTTTCGACAATACTGCCGGAGCACGCACCAAGCAGGATGTCGGGCTGAACGGTCTGTCTGCTGATGAGGAGCTAGAGTTTCCAACTTATGCGGAATTCATAGAAAAACTGAAGACAAAACTGAACCCTGATATCATCTCAAAGATGGAGAGAGACGAATTCTCTCCCCTCAGAAACCCTGGTACTGATAAATACCATTATTTTCGTGGTTCAAATCTCGACGCCAACCAAGTCGGCATTCTCGACCGTTACAAACGCTACAACGGAACAGAAGGAAACTCCGCCGAAACCGGCACTAGTGGAGAAAGATATGACACCTCCGCTTCAAAGAATCCGGATGTAGAAGATCTGAACCAGGATAATACCATGAACGAGAATGAGAAATACTTCGAATACAAAATTCCCATTCGTCGTGATGAACTGGCAGTAGGCTCGAACTATATTGTAGGCACAAAAGAAACTTATCCAGTCTTGCCGGATGGTACCAATGCCAATAATAGTAAGGAGGAAAAGGTTACCTGGTATCAGTTCAAAATACCTATCAAGAAATACAATCGTCGTGTCGGAAGTATCAACGACTTCAAGACCATCCGTTTCATGCGTCTATACATGACGAATTTCAAACAGCCGACCATCCTTCGTTTCGCTACGTTCGAACTGGTTCGCGGCGACTGGCGTTCTTACGAACAAGATTTGTCCGATCCAAAAGTACCGGTTAAGTCTAATGCCACACTGGAAGTATCTTCGGTGAACATCGAAGAGAACAGTTCGCGTGAACCCGTCAACTACGTAACACCTCCAGGAGTGAGCCGTGAACTTATGACCGGGCAGCCTCAGCTAGCACGTCAGAACGAACAGGCTTTGTCGATGAAAGTGACTGAACTGTCACCGTTTGATGCACGTGCGGTATATAAAAATACCTCTTACGACCTGCGCCAATATAAACAGATGCAGATGTTCATCCACGGAGAAAAGATAAGCGACGAAGATTCTTATATCCCAAGTAATGGCGACCTGTCCGTATTCATTCGTTTGGGATCCGACTATAAGAACAATTACTACGAATACGAAGTACCTCTGACATTGACCGATTATACAGGTAAAGGGAGGAGGTTCACTGCTGAAGAAGTTTGGAATCCTACGACAAACACGATGAACATCACTTTCGAAGTATTGACAAACCTTAAGCTACAACGCAACAAGGATAAACGCGCCGGAGTCAATGGAGTCAATTACCAGACCGTTTATTCGATGCCTGACCCGAACAACATGCTCAATACGATCAGTATCGTCGGTAACCCGAGTCTAGCGGAAGTGAAGACCATCATGATCGGTGTTCGTAACAAATCGAATACAGTGAAGAGTGCCGAAGTTTGGGTGAACGAATTACGCCTGAGCGACTTCAACGAGTCAGGCGGATGGGCTGCCAATGCCAACCTCAATGTGGCCGTATCCGACCTGGGGACAGTCAACGTGGGTGGACGCATCGAAACGGCCGGCTTCGGGGCACTCGACCAGTCATTATCCGAACGTCGTATCGACGACTTCTCACAATATAACATAGCAACCAATATCGAATGGGGTAAATTCTTCCCGGAAAAAGCTAAAGTCAGCATCCCGATGTACTATGCCTACTCGAAAGAAATGACCAAGCCCCAGTATAACCCGCTCGATCAGGATATCAAATTAAACGATGCCCTCGATGCTGTAGAGACAAAAGCCGAAAAAGACTCTATCAAGAACTTCTCGGTAGATAAAACCGTAATCAAAAGTATCTCGTTCAACAACGTGAAAGCGGATATCCGCAGTAAAAACCCGATGCCTTACGACCCGGCCAACTTCTCGATCGGCTATTCTTACAGCCAGACTAAAACGCAGAATCCGGAAACCGAATACGAAACGACGAAGGATTACCGTGGAAACTTATCGTATAGTTACACACCGTACGTAAAACCGTTCCGTCCGTTCCAGAAGATAAAGAAGAACAACGGATACACCCGTTATGCCAAACAGTTCAGCCTGAACTATGTTCCGTCGAACATCAGTTTCCAGACGGCCATGATGCGTAACTATTACGAATTGCAGTTGCGCGACCTGGAAGACACAGGCAGTAAGCCGGAAGCGTCCTTCAGTTCAAACTTCTACTGGGATCGTGCTTTCAGTTTGCGCTGGGACTTCACCAACAATCTGAATATGACATTCACTTCCGGTACGAATGCCCGTATCGAAGAACCGTATGTACAGGTAAACAAAGAACTGAATCCTGATGGATATCAGGTATGGAAAGATTCTGTAAAGCAAAGTATCGCCGATCTGGGTACACCGTTGAAGTACGACCAGACATTCAATGTTACCTGGAACCTGCCTTTGCAGTATATCCCTGTACTCGATTGGGTAAACAGCTCGTTGACCTACAACGCGCAATACAACTGGGACCGCGGGGCTGTTGTCGAATCCGACTATGAGATCGGTAACACGATTAAAAACAACCGGCAGTTCGATTTACAGAACAGCTTGAACATGCTTTCACTCTATAACAAGAACAAATACCTGAAAAAGGTGAACCAGAAATTCTCTGCCACCCGTACGGCTACCAAAAAGAAAGAACAGAAAGAGATCAAACTGGAAAAAGACATACAGCTGAATATGGATAGCGGAACCGTCGTTCAACACGGCATGTTCACCAAAAAGGTACGTATCACTGCACGCGGAGCCGATGGGAAGGTGTATTCAATCAAGTACAAACCGATCAACTACGCACAGGTAATGATCCTCAATCAGGATACTGCCCACCTGAAGCTAACCATTAAACCCGGTCCTAAAGCAACCGAAGACTTCTTGTATAAGGCAGCCGAGCATGCTTCACGCTTCCTGATGATGGTACGTCGTATCAACATTCAATACCAGACAACCGATGGTATGATGGTTCCCGGATTCCGTCCGATGATCGGTGACATTTTCGGTCAGGGACGTTCGCCGTTCGGCCTGACACCTGGTCTGGGTTTTGCCTTTGGTGCCGTAAACCGTCAGTTCCTGGAAGATGCCAACGAACGAGAATGGCTGGTCTATAACCCGACCAACATAACACCTGCCGTAATGAGCAGTGCAAAGAACCTGAACATACGGGCAAACCTCGAACCTATCACCGGTTTGAAGATCGACCTGAATGCCAACCGGGTAGATACACGCAGTACCGATATACAATATATGTATCCGGGCATGCCTGAACAAACCGGCGGTAACTTCCTTATGACAACCATCGGTCTTAGAGGTTTCTTTAAAGGTAGTGGTAATATCGACAACGGATATGCTTCGGAAACATTCAACAAGTTTATCGAAAACCGTGAGATCATAGCCAACCGTCTTGAAAGCCAGTATAGTGGAACGAACTATCCTTCGGGCGGCTTCCTGGCAGAAAACGGACAGGCAGGACAACCTTATACACCAGGCGGTGTCAACAAAAACTCAGCCGACGTACTAATTCCGGCTTTCCTGTCAGCCTATACCGGAAAAGATCCGAACAAAATTTCGTCGTCTCCTTTCCCTGCCCTGCGCAGCCTGTTACCGAACTGGCGTATCACATACGACGGATTGGTTCGTATTCCGGCCGTGAAGAAATACTTCAAGACCGTAATGTTGAGTCATCAATACGTTTGTACCTATAATGTCGGAGCCTACAATTCCTATTCTACCTGGGTAGACGCAGGATTGGGTGGCAACATGGGCTTTACACAAGGTTCGGATAACCTGGCTATACCGTCTTCCCCATACGAAATATCCAGTGTCAGCCTCAACGAAAGCTTCAACCCGCTATTGGGTGTCGATGCTACCATGCTGAACAATATCACGATCCGTATGGACTATGCAACGAGCCGCAACCTGAACCTGAACATATCCTCCTACCAGATCGTAGAAGCACTTTCAAACAAGTATACGATCGGTTTAGGATATAAGTTCGCCGAGTTCAACAAGATATTGAAGATGAAGAAAACACGCGACTTCAGCAATGACCTGACCGTGCGCCTGGACTTCTCTTACAATAAAATGCAGTCTCTGATACGTAAGATAGAAGACAGCTTTACACAAGCTACCAGCGGTAACATAGCTAAGACGATCCAGTTCTCAGCCGATTACGGATTGAGCCGTGCCCTGACAGTGCGTGCTTTCTACGATTTGCAGATCAACGAGCCGCTGATCTCTAACGCAGCCTATCCGACAAGCAACTCCAACTATGGCGTAGCCCTCCGCTTCTCGCTGGCGCAGTAA